One Calditerrivibrio sp. DNA window includes the following coding sequences:
- a CDS encoding 3-hydroxybutyrate dehydrogenase produces MKDKVAVVTGASSGIGLAIAEALANAGAKVVVADINKEKGETEAIRIGGKFFCADLSKRSDCKALIDFSVETFGGVDILVNNAGIQHVSPVEDFPEDKWDFMISLMLTAPFLLTKYSWNYMKNKKWGRIININSVHGLRASEYKSAYISAKHGLSGLTKTTALEGGKYGITVNSICPAYVRTPLVDNQIDAQAKTHNIPREKVIEEIMLKKAFVKRLIEPSEVASLVLYLCSDAAQCITGSTITIDCGWTAS; encoded by the coding sequence ATGAAGGATAAAGTAGCAGTAGTAACAGGTGCTTCCAGTGGTATAGGACTTGCAATAGCAGAAGCCCTTGCGAACGCAGGTGCAAAAGTAGTAGTAGCTGATATAAACAAAGAAAAAGGTGAAACAGAAGCCATCAGAATCGGTGGAAAATTTTTCTGTGCAGATCTATCGAAAAGAAGCGACTGTAAAGCATTAATCGATTTTTCAGTTGAAACCTTTGGTGGCGTTGATATACTGGTAAACAATGCAGGTATCCAGCACGTATCCCCTGTAGAGGATTTTCCAGAAGATAAATGGGATTTTATGATAAGCCTCATGCTAACAGCCCCTTTTCTCCTTACAAAATACTCATGGAACTACATGAAAAATAAAAAATGGGGCAGGATAATTAACATAAACTCAGTTCACGGACTAAGAGCATCAGAATACAAGTCAGCATATATCTCTGCCAAACATGGGCTATCAGGACTTACAAAAACAACAGCCTTAGAAGGTGGCAAATATGGTATTACAGTAAACTCTATATGCCCAGCCTATGTTAGAACACCACTAGTGGATAACCAAATAGATGCTCAGGCAAAAACCCACAATATACCGAGGGAAAAGGTCATCGAAGAGATAATGCTCAAAAAAGCATTTGTAAAAAGACTTATAGAGCCATCAGAAGTAGCAAGTCTCGTTTTATACTTATGTTCAGATGCTGCCCAATGTAT